The Acidobacteriaceae bacterium nucleotide sequence AACTTCTTCCGCAGCTCGGCTTCACGCGCAGCCATCTCGCCGTGATCGACCTCATGGTCCATGCCATCGAGATGCAACATGCCGTGCAGCAGCAACACACGCAACTCGGTCGCCAGGTCATGCCCATGCTCCCGCGCCTGCCGCTCCGCCGTCTCCAGCGAAACCGCCAGATCGCCGGCGTGTTCCTCGGCCATCTCGTCATAGCCCGGAAAACTCAGAACATCCGTTGCCTTGTTCTTGCCGCGGTACTCACGGTTCAGCCGTCGCAGAACACGGTCATCGGCCAGCAGGACTTCCACCTCGCCCCGCAGCCCCACATACCCGCGCGCCGTACGCACGAATCGCGACATCCCGGCCTTCGACAACCCTAGTGCTTGCCACGCATCGCCAGCGTCGGCGACGCTTCGTGGAGGTTCGAGCGTAATCATGGTCTCTCCGATGCTACCGCAAACGCCCCACGACGTTTCGACCGCAAATAATGCAAAAGGCGCGAGGGACGTGGCTCACCGCCACTCCCTTCGCGCCTTTTA carries:
- the ybeY gene encoding rRNA maturation RNase YbeY, which translates into the protein MITLEPPRSVADAGDAWQALGLSKAGMSRFVRTARGYVGLRGEVEVLLADDRVLRRLNREYRGKNKATDVLSFPGYDEMAEEHAGDLAVSLETAERQAREHGHDLATELRVLLLHGMLHLDGMDHEVDHGEMAAREAELRKKLRLPNGLIARVEGAVKAVATKKSPAKAKSATKKAVTKKSSVRKNATKKTAVKKSARKQVRA